A single genomic interval of Osmia lignaria lignaria isolate PbOS001 chromosome 9, iyOsmLign1, whole genome shotgun sequence harbors:
- the LOC117607900 gene encoding GTPase-activating Rap/Ran-GAP domain-like protein 3 isoform X4 produces the protein MLPQIEQDGYDNGRRFRVENGDSPGEKEEMFGSPSTPILENPEYQTRWYFKYFLGKLHQNYIAADPERNCLFLSVVTNEVSDQSVPHYRVILWTKSGAQKISLPYSANKTITIRQILSNFFGLDKLDKAPREVFAPEIQKDLLLLEEQEGSVNFKFGIIYAKKGQTTDDEMLSNEKGSPDFDKFLEILGERIRLKNWDKYRGGLDVKGDMTGKESYYTVYAGHEVMYHVSTMLPYSKDNPQQLERKRHIGNDIVNIIYTDDPNAIDTFNPNCIRSQFTHVFAVVSTEDNGKGWRVAIFCDESVPLFGPSLPCPPVFEDPYTLREFLLVKLINGEKATFNTPTFAQKRERTLDALLRDMYQEHSQDSKSNSMLNRRALSDVVEAPGRRREETRAVEMVQVGQALKLEAIVRGLAPTSLATAGPLKPRPWEPRCIYPDFPHEIVCGDVWLDNRLILASENGTFLLEDSISHRLIFDESVQIKQLDVVEQHGILLFRTGDKGKESNVYVFRLKEFENNTGNRSAEVPNDREEDQDGEDNGEDEDAEDDGDESEDNDCDNFTRATAKFKPVIRRTRARVRPLAVRGRTHIKERKLPRTRGCNLYSITMPGGSHLRMCVVVGRRLTVLQWKHSAAWTAWCSAADTDTIDGFLFVKEFNVNETPSLVTIMENTNNEWTLCCGVRHHFELISSSGSTRVLHIEGTPKPHLVAALNLCEDEEPELLLCYNNTCHFQKIWEESTTPTEFDFNWNSVPAAIACAFPYIIAFTNDTMEIRLIINGNLVHTIAMPNLNLFTSKQDIFFSTTAPEFLPGKCERIRLDTKPADKEEPVSSPSPFTQSSSSSRTNLQNNHGEWKPIRIYQIPLQTLSRSTLSNCSQRRCPSPAEPEVVSAPPTSDKSFLSVEPHRALSRSCSSSPTPTPTNLIPPRIRK, from the exons ATG CTACCGCAGATAGAGCAAGACGGCTATGACAATGGGCGAAGATTTCGAGTTGAGAACGGAGATTCTCCTGGGGAGAAAGAGGAA ATGTTCGGATCACCGAGTACACCGATATTGGAAAACCCTGAGTACCAAACGCGTTGGTACTTCAAGTACTTCCTCGGCAAAC TACATCAAAACTATATAGCTGCTGATCCAGAAAGGAATTGTCTATTCTTGTCGGTGGTAACCAACGAAGTCAGCGATCAAAGTGTACCACATTACAGAGTGATTTTATGGACAAAATCA GGCGCACAAAAGATATCGCTGCCATATTCTGCGAACAAAACGATAACTATAAGACAGATCCTGAG TAATTTCTTTGGATTGGATAAGCTTGACAAAGCTCCTCGCGAGGTTTTTGCGCCGGAGATACAAAAA GATCTGTTGCTGTTGGAGGAACAAGAGGGTTCTGTGAATTTCAAATTTGGCATAATATATGCAAAGAAAGGGCAAACCACCGACGATGAGATGTTGTCTAACg AAAAGGGTAGCCCTGACTTCGACAAGTTCCTTGAGATCCTGGGCGAAAGGATACGATTGAAAAACTGGGACAAATATCGAGGTGGTTTGGACGTGAAAG GCGACATGACGGGAAAAGAAAGTTATTATACAGTGTACGCGGGGCATGAAGTTATGTACCATGTGAGCACGATGCTTCCTTACTCAAAGGACAATCCGCAACAGCTAGAGAGAAAGCGGCACATCGGCAACGACATCGTGAATATCATTTACACGGACGACCCTAACGCGATAGACACTTTCAACCCTAATTGCATCAGAAGTCAATTTACAC ATGTGTTTGCGGTGGTGTCAACCGAGGATAATGGCAAAGGATGGCGAGTAGCCATATTTTGCGACGAAAGTGTACCACTGTTTGGGCCCAGTCTACCCTGTCCGCCCGTCTTCGAGGATCCCTACACCCTGAGGGAGTTTCTTTTAGTGAAACTGATAAACGGAGAAAAAGCGACGTTCAACACTCCAACGTTCGCCCAAAAGAGGGAGAGAACATTGGACGCCCTGCTACGAGACATGTACCAGGAACATTCGCAGGATAGCAAAAGCAAC AGCATGTTAAACCGACGAGCACTGTCGGACGTGGTGGAGGCTCCAGGTCGACGTCGCGAGGAAACACGGGCCGTGGAGATGGTGCAGGTCGGCCAGGCTTTGAAGTTGGAAGCGATCGTTAGGGGTCTCGCGCCAACTTCTTTAGCCACAGCCGGACCTTTGAAGCCAAGACCGTGGGAGCCACGGTGCATCTACCCGGATTTTCCCCACGAAATCGTCTGCGGTGACGTTTGGTTAGACAACAGGCTGATCCTCGCCAGCGAGAATGGAACGTTTCTGCTCGAAG ACAGCATATCGCACAGATTAATCTTCGACGAGTCCGTGCAGATCAAGCAACTGGACGTGGTGGAGCAACACGGTATACTATTGTTTCGTACCGGGGACAAAGGGAAAGAGAGCAACGTTTACGTGTTTCGTTTGAAAGAGTTTGAGAACAACACCGGTAACAGATCTGCCGAAGTACCGAACGACCGTGAGGAGGATCAGGACGGCGAAGACAACGGCGAAGATGAGGATGCCGAGGATGACGGGGACGAGAGCGAGGACAATGATTGTGATAATTTTACAAGAGCCACAGCGAAATTCAAGCCCGTCATTCGTCGTACTCGCGCTCGTGTTCGTCCATTGGCTGTCAGAGGACGAACCcacataaaagaaagaaaactacCACGAACGAGAGGATGCAATTTATACAGTATTACCATGCCTGGTGGTTCCCATTTACGCATG TGTGTGGTAGTTGGGCGACGTTTGACGGTTCTACAGTGGAAACACAGTGCAGCATGGACTGCATGGTGTTCTGCAGCAGACACGGATACCATCGATGGTTTTCTATTTGTGAAGGAATTCAACGTGAACGAAACCCCTTCTTTAGTGACAATAATGGAGAATACGAATAATGAATGGACGCTATGCTGTGGCGTGCGACATCATTTTGAACTGATCTCATCTTCTGGAAGCACAAGAGTCCTTCACATCGAAGGAACACCAAAGCCTCATCTAGTGGCTGCCTTAAATCTCTGTGAAGACGAGGAACCTGAACTACTGCTTTGTTATAATA ACACCTGCCACTTTCAAAAGATATGGGAGGAGAGTACCACACCAACGGAATTCGATTTCAACTGGAATTCTGTACCGGCAGCAATAG CTTGTGCCTTTCCTTATATAATTGCCTTCACTAACGATACCATGGAGATACGGTTAATCATCAATGGAAACCTGGTGCATACGATCGCAATGCCCAATTTGAATCTGTTCACATCCAAACAAGATATCTTCTTCTCGACGACAGCCCCGGAATTTCTACCAGGCAAATGCGAAAGAATCCGGCTGGACACAAAGCCTGCGGACAAAGAAGAACCGGTTTCCAGTCCATCTCCTTTCACACAATCTTCGTCATCGTCCCGAACTAATCTGCAAA ACAATCATGGTGAATGGAAACCAATAAGAATCTATCAAATACCGCTGCAAACATTGTCCAGAAGCACTCTGTCGAATTGTTCGCAAAGACGGTGTCCCAGTCCGGCCGAACCGGAAGTCGTCTCTGCTCCACCAACCAGCGACAAGAGTTTCCTAAGCGTCGAACCTCATCGGGCATTGAGTAGATCCTGCAGTAGCAGTCCAACGCCAACACCGACGAACCTGATACCACCACgaatcagaaaataa